The Virgibacillus phasianinus genome includes a window with the following:
- the addB gene encoding helicase-exonuclease AddAB subunit AddB: MGIRFVLGRAGTGKSGRVLDEIKEKLMNDPLGPPIFYIVPDQMTFQQEYELFKQEGIHGSIRAQVASFSRLSWRVLQETGGGTRQFISSLGIQMMLRKIIEERKSDWNIFQKALEKQGFLEQLEKVITEFKRYQVTPEVLQMQIDQLNQFVHKERGEEALTKKLQDLSYIYDELVYTLQGKYVDSEDQLQLLAEKIKEASFLENAEFYLDGFHRFTPTELQVLEALMKKCGNVTITLTADSAWGRDLTELDLFYQTTETYQVVTALANENNIAVEEPIVLDTKKGKFRERPYFAHLESNFDKRPAPVYRGEVPLTIAEAVHPRAEVEGAAQEIVRLVREEGYRYNDLAVFIRQTDVYHDLIATIFGDYDIPVFIDEKRTMLNHSLIEFIRSALEIVDGNWRYDAVFRMLKTGFIPASDKENPLTNDAIDELENYVLEYGIRSRDRWFGEKQWVFQRFRGFEDAAQTDKEKKVQARINAYRRQVVNAIGTFDEDIRACDTIRERCTVIFTWLESLYVSRRLEQMRTQFDDAGQIEKGREQEQVWNAVIQLFDEMVEIAGEESISLPVFRSTLDAGFDSLKFAHVPPSMDHVTVGTIDRSRISGIKCTFLLGVNDGVWPMKPPADGMINEQEREMLAEQGMQLAESSKRKLLDDWFYMYIAFTSSKDRLWISYPLSDEEGKAKMPSQMIKRVEDLFPYCCTHVLLQDPDELFHAERFITTPVKTRAALTAQLARNRKGYPLKPIWWHVLNWYIKNHEKYGTSYITLQSLYYQNKPTNLSADTVKELYPQQVKASVSRLEMYYRCSYQHFAKYSLGLDERKTYKLDAPDIGQLFHEALKKITEWVQEEGRNFAQLNKNDTDGYAQKAVTNLAPILQHQILHSSNRYKYIQQKLQEVIARAAFILSEQARQSDFSPIGLELGFGPDQTLSPITLPLDNGFELLLRGRIDRVDQALNQEDLYLRIIDYKSSARGLNLVEVYYGLALQMLTYLDVVLSQSEQWLGKKATPAGVLYFHVHNPMISGKQKMRDDAIEKEILKKYKMQGLLLSSEEIVKLMDRSLESGSSQIVPAGVKKNGGFYNYSKIADNETFSGLKEHVHQLMSRAGIDMTNGGVHLNPYQHSQNIACTFCSFKSVCQFDPLLEENNYRKLPAMKEEEILEKLRKGEGN; the protein is encoded by the coding sequence ATGGGGATACGTTTTGTATTAGGACGAGCAGGTACAGGGAAAAGTGGACGTGTGTTGGATGAGATTAAAGAAAAATTGATGAATGATCCACTAGGCCCGCCTATTTTTTATATTGTTCCAGATCAAATGACGTTTCAACAAGAATATGAATTGTTTAAACAAGAAGGTATCCATGGGAGTATCAGGGCACAGGTGGCCAGCTTTTCGCGCTTGTCATGGCGGGTTTTGCAGGAAACCGGCGGGGGTACGCGTCAATTTATCAGTTCACTAGGCATTCAAATGATGCTTCGCAAAATTATTGAAGAAAGAAAATCCGACTGGAATATCTTTCAGAAAGCGTTAGAGAAACAAGGATTTCTGGAACAATTGGAAAAAGTGATTACTGAATTCAAACGTTATCAGGTAACCCCTGAAGTCTTACAAATGCAAATCGACCAATTAAATCAGTTTGTCCATAAGGAACGCGGCGAGGAAGCATTAACCAAAAAGCTTCAAGATTTATCCTATATATACGACGAATTAGTTTATACTTTGCAAGGGAAATATGTAGACAGTGAGGATCAGCTCCAGTTATTGGCTGAAAAAATAAAAGAAGCATCTTTTCTTGAAAATGCGGAGTTTTATTTGGATGGATTTCACCGCTTTACCCCAACAGAATTGCAGGTACTGGAGGCGTTAATGAAAAAATGCGGCAATGTGACGATTACATTGACTGCTGATTCTGCATGGGGCAGGGACTTGACGGAACTTGATTTGTTTTATCAAACAACGGAAACCTATCAGGTGGTGACGGCGCTCGCAAATGAAAATAATATTGCGGTTGAGGAACCAATCGTATTAGATACAAAAAAAGGAAAGTTTAGAGAACGTCCTTACTTTGCACATTTGGAAAGTAATTTTGATAAACGACCTGCCCCGGTATACCGAGGTGAGGTTCCGCTGACGATTGCGGAAGCAGTCCATCCACGTGCGGAAGTGGAAGGTGCTGCCCAGGAGATTGTTCGGCTGGTACGAGAAGAAGGATACCGCTACAATGATCTTGCTGTTTTTATCCGACAAACCGATGTCTACCATGATTTAATCGCAACCATTTTCGGAGATTATGATATCCCCGTTTTTATCGACGAAAAGCGAACCATGCTAAACCATTCCCTTATTGAGTTTATTCGCTCAGCGCTGGAAATTGTTGATGGCAATTGGCGGTACGATGCTGTCTTTCGCATGTTGAAAACCGGATTTATTCCAGCCTCTGACAAAGAAAATCCGTTGACCAATGATGCGATCGATGAGCTTGAAAACTATGTACTAGAGTATGGTATACGGTCCCGTGATCGCTGGTTCGGGGAAAAACAGTGGGTCTTTCAACGTTTTCGCGGATTTGAAGATGCAGCACAAACAGATAAAGAAAAAAAGGTGCAGGCACGCATTAACGCTTATCGCCGACAGGTGGTAAATGCAATAGGGACATTTGATGAGGACATACGTGCATGTGATACCATTCGTGAGCGCTGCACGGTTATTTTTACCTGGCTAGAGTCTCTTTACGTATCACGAAGACTGGAACAAATGCGTACACAATTTGACGATGCTGGTCAAATTGAAAAAGGACGGGAGCAGGAGCAAGTATGGAATGCAGTGATTCAGCTGTTTGATGAAATGGTGGAAATAGCTGGCGAAGAATCAATCTCCTTACCCGTTTTCCGATCTACACTGGACGCTGGTTTTGATTCATTAAAATTCGCTCATGTACCGCCAAGTATGGATCATGTAACAGTTGGGACGATTGACCGGTCGAGGATAAGTGGAATTAAATGTACCTTTCTGTTAGGGGTCAATGATGGTGTATGGCCGATGAAGCCGCCAGCTGATGGCATGATTAATGAACAGGAGCGGGAAATGCTGGCCGAACAAGGTATGCAGCTGGCAGAAAGCAGTAAACGAAAGCTGCTTGATGATTGGTTTTATATGTATATCGCGTTTACCTCGTCTAAGGACAGGCTGTGGATTAGTTATCCGTTGAGCGATGAGGAAGGGAAAGCAAAGATGCCTTCGCAAATGATTAAACGGGTGGAGGATTTATTCCCGTATTGCTGTACACATGTGTTGCTGCAGGATCCGGACGAACTATTCCATGCGGAACGGTTTATCACAACTCCTGTAAAAACGCGTGCGGCGCTAACGGCACAACTTGCACGGAATCGGAAAGGTTATCCGCTTAAACCGATTTGGTGGCATGTACTGAACTGGTACATCAAGAATCATGAAAAATATGGTACAAGCTATATCACATTGCAAAGCCTGTATTATCAAAATAAGCCGACAAACCTGTCCGCTGATACAGTGAAAGAACTATATCCACAGCAGGTAAAAGCGAGTGTGTCAAGGCTTGAAATGTACTATCGCTGTTCGTACCAGCATTTCGCCAAATACAGCCTAGGACTTGATGAACGAAAAACGTATAAGCTGGACGCACCGGATATTGGCCAGCTGTTCCATGAGGCACTAAAGAAAATTACTGAATGGGTGCAGGAAGAGGGCAGAAACTTTGCCCAGTTAAATAAGAACGATACCGATGGCTATGCCCAAAAAGCGGTTACCAATCTGGCACCCATTCTGCAGCACCAGATTTTGCACAGTTCAAACAGGTATAAATACATTCAGCAGAAATTGCAGGAAGTCATTGCCCGTGCTGCATTTATTTTAAGTGAACAAGCACGGCAAAGTGATTTTTCCCCAATTGGACTTGAGCTTGGCTTTGGTCCCGATCAAACACTGTCACCAATTACATTGCCACTGGATAATGGCTTTGAATTATTGCTGCGCGGGAGAATTGACCGTGTTGATCAGGCCTTGAATCAGGAGGATTTATATTTGCGGATCATAGACTATAAATCTAGTGCGCGCGGGCTAAATCTAGTGGAAGTATATTACGGGTTAGCGTTGCAAATGCTGACATATCTTGATGTAGTGCTGTCGCAATCAGAACAATGGCTTGGAAAGAAGGCAACACCAGCTGGCGTACTTTATTTCCACGTCCATAATCCGATGATTTCTGGCAAGCAAAAAATGCGGGATGATGCAATCGAGAAGGAAATTCTGAAAAAGTACAAGATGCAGGGGCTGTTATTATCTAGTGAAGAAATTGTCAAACTGATGGACCGCTCGCTGGAGTCAGGTTCCAGCCAGATTGTACCTGCGGGTGTCAAGAAAAATGGTGGATTTTATAATTACTCGAAAATCGCGGACAATGAAACATTCTCTGGGCTCAAGGAGCATGTTCATCAACTGATGAGTCGGGCTGGAATTGACATGACGAATGGCGGGGTGCATTTAAATCCATACCAGCACAGCCAAAACATCGCATGCACCTTCTGTTCATTCAAGTCCGTTTGTCAGTTTGATCCGTTATTGGAAGAAAATAATTATCGTAAACTACCAGCTATGAAGGAAGAGGAGATTCTGGAAAAACTTCGCAAAGGGGAGGGGAACTAA
- the lepB gene encoding signal peptidase I gives MQKINYRRFIPVVFFAIVAALIFKNFLFASYVVDGESMEPTLYDGNLMMVNKVVYDLQDINRLDVIVFHANEREDYVKRVIGLPGDEITYKDEKLYVNGEYVEEEFLEDLQKESDVEPYTNDFTLEEVTGKTTVPEGKLFVMGDNRPESLDSRSFGFISEKQLVGKVGIKYWPITQTEMGFHK, from the coding sequence ATGCAAAAAATAAATTATCGGCGGTTTATTCCAGTCGTTTTTTTCGCCATCGTAGCGGCGTTAATTTTTAAAAACTTTCTATTTGCTAGTTATGTAGTCGATGGGGAGTCCATGGAACCAACGCTATATGATGGAAATCTGATGATGGTGAATAAAGTTGTCTATGATTTACAGGATATTAATCGATTGGATGTCATTGTGTTTCACGCGAATGAAAGGGAAGATTACGTGAAACGGGTGATTGGATTACCTGGTGATGAGATCACCTACAAAGATGAAAAGTTATACGTAAACGGTGAATATGTGGAAGAAGAATTTCTTGAGGATCTGCAAAAGGAAAGTGATGTAGAGCCGTATACAAATGATTTCACATTAGAAGAAGTTACAGGGAAGACAACAGTACCTGAAGGAAAATTGTTTGTAATGGGTGATAACAGACCGGAAAGTCTTGATAGCAGATCATTTGGTTTTATATCTGAAAAACAGCTGGTTGGGAAAGTAGGCATTAAGTACTGGCCAATAACCCAAACAGAAATGGGTTTTCACAAATAA
- a CDS encoding TVP38/TMEM64 family protein, whose translation MQLSDFSIANIKLLLEQDKMDEFINQLLNNYESLGPLPGLLFPFLEAFLPFLPLVVFVIANSAAYGLLEGFLLSWAGASVGAVFVFLLIRKLGDKRIFKVIRRNRQVKKVTAWLERHGFGPLFLLLCFPFSPSAIINVVAGLSKISIQQFVLAVLLGKSVMIFTMAYVGASIASFAKNPTKSIVVAACIIAFWLIGKYAEKRIQKRTVEKEAREQREKKG comes from the coding sequence ATGCAATTGTCGGATTTCAGTATTGCAAACATTAAACTATTATTAGAACAAGATAAGATGGACGAGTTTATTAATCAATTGTTAAATAACTATGAGAGTTTAGGGCCATTGCCAGGTCTATTATTTCCATTTCTGGAAGCATTTCTGCCCTTCCTGCCATTAGTAGTATTTGTGATTGCAAATTCTGCAGCATATGGTTTATTGGAGGGCTTTCTATTATCCTGGGCTGGAGCCAGTGTTGGCGCAGTATTTGTGTTTTTGCTCATTCGTAAATTGGGAGATAAACGGATATTTAAAGTGATACGGCGCAATAGGCAGGTTAAGAAAGTCACGGCCTGGCTGGAACGCCACGGATTTGGTCCATTGTTTTTATTACTTTGTTTTCCGTTCTCACCATCAGCAATTATTAATGTGGTAGCAGGCTTATCCAAAATAAGCATCCAGCAATTTGTATTGGCTGTTTTGCTTGGGAAATCAGTAATGATATTTACGATGGCTTATGTTGGTGCGAGTATTGCTTCATTTGCGAAAAACCCTACCAAGTCAATTGTTGTGGCAGCATGTATTATCGCATTCTGGTTAATTGGGAAATATGCAGAAAAGCGTATACAAAAGAGAACAGTAGAGAAAGAAGCTCGGGAGCAAAGAGAAAAGAAGGGTTAG
- a CDS encoding competence protein ComK, giving the protein MNNYYSLAYEITPFTMAVIAQYGKSAEYGACILETQEEFCVKTSPTKLIDHACKSFGASLKGRQDGTRDICNITHKAPIAIDPTSGMYFFPTISPLNAKCSWIAHSYIDQMRIVDSTHTEVLFKNGKSITVDVSYGSMLNQTQRTAQFRYLLDNRIKYLRRQGPDMVAEPYA; this is encoded by the coding sequence ATGAACAATTATTATTCTCTAGCTTATGAAATTACTCCTTTTACAATGGCTGTTATTGCTCAATATGGAAAAAGTGCGGAATATGGGGCATGTATTCTGGAAACACAGGAAGAATTTTGTGTGAAGACATCCCCAACCAAGCTAATTGACCATGCCTGCAAGTCATTTGGAGCCAGTCTCAAAGGGAGACAGGATGGAACCCGGGATATATGCAATATTACCCACAAAGCTCCAATCGCGATCGATCCAACCAGCGGCATGTACTTTTTCCCCACAATATCGCCATTAAATGCTAAATGCTCCTGGATCGCACATTCCTACATTGATCAAATGCGAATAGTTGACAGTACCCACACGGAAGTTTTATTTAAAAATGGCAAGTCAATTACCGTTGATGTTTCGTATGGCTCCATGCTGAATCAGACGCAGCGGACAGCACAATTCCGGTATCTGTTAGATAATCGCATCAAGTACTTGCGGAGACAGGGTCCTGATATGGTGGCAGAGCCTTACGCATAA